The sequence below is a genomic window from Aureispira sp. CCB-E.
TAGTAGTTGCGAAATCACTATTTACAAACTTCAATAACTCCGAATGAAAGATACAGAAAAAGTTCTTAAAGATATATTATCTGATCATTTTGCTGGTCAAAGTCAGCGATTGACCATGTTGAGTAAGCTGGTTATTTCCATAATAAAAATGAGCAGCATTAGCTATGCTCAACTTTCGCTGGTATTGAACCCTTTTGCAAAACGAGAATCTAATTTCAAAAGGATTCAACGTTTCATGAAAGAATACAAATTCTGTCGTAAGTGCTATATTCAATTAGTTTGGAAACTCATTGTTTTTAGTAATCAGTGGGTAGCTCTGAGCATTGATAGAACCAATTGGAAATTTGGGAAAATCAACATCAATATTTTACTAATAGGTATTAGCTATAATGGAACAGCAATACCACTTATTTGGACTCTATTAGACAAAAGAGGTAACTCTTCTCAACAGGAACGGATAGATTTAATGCAAAGCTTGATGAGTCATTTAACAATAAAGCAAAAAGGGCAAATCAAATATTTGTTAGCAGACCGTGAGTTTATTGGTAATCAATGGATAAGCTATTTAAAATCTTTGCCTTTAATTTTTATTATTAGAATCCGAAGTAACAGTTTGATGCGAAAGTTTGGACAAATAAAAGAAGTAAAAGTTGGCAAATACTTTAGCCAATCAACTTTTAAAGCTTTGAGAAAACAAAGAATACTTTTCAAGCACCAACTTTATATTGGAGGTCAGAAACTAGGTAAATCTGAATGGCTTATTTTGATAAGTAACAAACCTATTTCAAAAGGTAAAAGAATTTATCAAGAACGCTGGGGAATCGAAGTTTTTTTCTCAGCTTGTAAAACAAGAGGATTTAATTTTGAGGATACTCATGTAACAGCACCATCTAGATTATCCAGTCTACTATTTCTTGTTGCAATAGCCTTTGTTTGGTCTTATAAAACAGGAGAATGGTTAATCAAAAGAGGGGGTAAAATTCCAATAAAAAAACTAAAAACTCGAAAAGCTAAACTCTTTAGTATTTTTAGAATTGGCTTAGATTATATCAAAGAACGTTTACTTAACTTTTTAACTTTATTTCAGGAATTAAAACTTTTGTCCTGTACTTAGGTATTTATTACCAAATCAAGCGAATCCAGTTAAAGGATTTAGAGTAAAGCGACAAGGTAGAAAACCGATCTTAGAACCTTTGGAAATAAGTGACTTAGAAGTTGTTTTAACTAACTTTAGCAAAGAAAGTATTTATCAAAAACGAAATCATTTAATCTTAGGCTTTATCCATTATCAAGCCTTGCGAGTTGGAGAGATTAAGGCTTTAGAACTAGAGCATCTAGACTTAGAGAAAGCCTTGATTAATGTTCCAAAAGTGGGTCGGAATAAAAGTAGAACCTTAGCCTTAACAGCTTTGCAAGTGGTTGGATTACAGGAATATTTAATAAGTACACGTCCGCAGCTATTGCAGTATTACACGAATCAGTTATTTGTTAGTGGCGGATAATCTAAACGGCTAAATAATAGCATTACAAAACTACAAAAAGGAATAAAAAAGCAGCTTCCCAAGCTTCAAAACTTGGAGCATTGGCGAACGAGTATTATTGTCCATTGGTTAGAAAGTAGTCCTTTATTAGAGGTTCAAGAACGCTTAGGACATTGCTATCCAAGTAGTACAGAGCGTTATAAAATCCATGCGGTAAAGAGTTTACGAGATCAGTTAGAGGTTCATCATCCCTTCAGCAATTCTAACGATGTAAGAAAATATATTAAATAATAATAATATCAAATAGCTATTCTAATTGAGGTCGAATATTGACCTTTCTAGCGATTATTTGATAGATTAAGTTCATTGAAATAGTAGGAATAAAATCAAAGAGTACTCGAACTTTCTGCCTTAAATCACGCAATGTTTTTGCTTCTTTTAAGGCTTGTTCAAAACTTTCATCAACAGCCCTTGTAATCTGGTCAACAAAAAATGCTAATAGCATAATCAAAGCAAATACTGTTGATAAGTAGAATTTTCCATGACCATAATTATGTTCCAAATTGTAGTCTTGATTCTTCAAGGTGTTAAATGTCTCATTTTCAATTTTCCAACGTGCTCTTCCAGCTGTGGCAATAGATGAAACATTTGATTTAGTCAAAGTTAGGTTGGTAATCCACTTATTGGAATAAACCACTTTATCTTTTTCTAAATCATATTCTTCGTATTCTAAATAGTTTACGATAATATCTTGGTTTGCGCCATTTAGAATGAGGTTAGATGCCCACCTGTATCGACACAGAGTCTTTTCATTTTTCTGGTATTGACACTGATGCAAACTATCCTTTTTTCTAAGTTGCTTAACTTGTTCCAAAACATATCCTTCCTTGATTACTATGATGTAATCCATTTGGATATCTTGTGCTTGAAGTGCTTTAATAGTTGGACCATCAGCATATAAAGCATCTAAAAGAATTAAGATCTTTTCTTTTGGCAGTATGCTGCGTAAATGTGGAAATAATCGTTTACATGCCTTTCGTTCACAATCATTCTTTTTTGAACCATCCTGCCGCGTTATTGCTTCTCCAAAAACAGGAAAAACGGTCTTGAAATTAGGATGAACTACACTCGCTGCTAACAATTGGTGATGATGTTCTATTGTACCATTTTTTCTTTTCTTTGTTAAACATTGAGAACAACCAATCTTATTGGAAGAAAATGTACCTGTGGCATCAACACTTACTAGCAAATGTTGGTCTAAGTATCTTCTACTTTCGAGTATTTTGAGCCTTTCCAAATGTTCAAAGATTGTTTTAAAAGTAGGTTGAAAAACAGATGGTTGGACAGCATCTAAAATTTTTCGCATCCCATTATCTGTTGGAAGCTTACTAATTTTAAAGACTTGTTCTAAATTGTCCTTACGATGAATGGCATTATCTATAAAACTCAATAATGATGGATCTTTTAGACCAAACATAGCAAATGCTCCCATTAAACAATCATGTAGCAAATATTCTGTATGTCCTTTTCGATGGTCTGGAACTTGGTGAAACTCTTTGGATACTATTTCTACTAATTTGTCGTACATCGTTTACTTTTTAGTAAATGTACGTTCCTTTTTCAATGAACTTAAATCTTATTTTATCATATAATTCTGTTTATCGTTAGAATTGCTGCTGTTGTTTAGGACAGTATTTTATAAAATCTTGTGATAAGGATAATCAAATGATAACTTTGATGGATTATAAAACAGCTGTTAGGATTGATGTTAAAAATCATTTAGCAAAGCCAGTATATACAAGTTGGCAGATGAATAAGAATGATAATTATATAAATTGCATAATTACCTGTTCATATGATAGTACTTTTGTTGAAAAAACTTCTGGGCGAATCGAGTTTATGAAGCGAAATGAAAATTTCAAATACAAACTATTAAAGTATTGTCCTAAAAGAAAATATTAGCAAGATATTCAAAAAAGTAGCGATCTAGTATTGTACTAGTAGAAAAAAGCTACTAGTGATTCCTTTGGTTACAGTACTAGGCTTTGTTATTCGGCGGTTTTTGCTTCATCGAAATAAGGATTAATTGACAAATACTGGTATAAAAACATGAGTCATCCCGAATTTATGAGATGACAAAAAAATAAAAACTCTTGCGTAAATTTGGGATTAACGACAATTCCAAAACGACAAGAGTTTTTTTATGTATAAAACATACTTACAAGATAAAATAGAAAAAGGAAAAATAAATGGTGCCGACAATTTTCTTTTGAAAAAAAGTTCTAAATACTTAGAAGGATTACTGATAAAACTAGATGAGCAAATAGATAGCCGTTTGGTTAGAACATTTTATAATCTATTCATTTCCATACTGATATTAAGAAATAAGAGTAGCGGTTTACTTTTAAGTGAGTTAGGCGGGTACATTTGTGGATTTCGGAAGGCACCAGCAGGGACAAAGCGAATAAGCAACTTGTTAAGGAGCAAAAAATGGGAACACAAGTTAATAAAAGACTATTTGTTTGAGAAGACAAAAGAGCGTATTGCCAGCTTGCAAAAAGAAGGAAAACGCCCTTTGTTGTTATGGGATGATTCTCGTTTAGAAAAGCCAGAAAGTTGGTGGAGTGAAGGATTGTGTAGTGTCTGGAGTAGTAAAGGCAAGCGATTAACAAAAATTAAACGCGGTTTTTACCGACCACCAAGTAGCAGAATATGTGTCCCTGGCTATAAGTGGACAGCTACGATGTTGTCTTGCCTAGGAGGAGTGCCAAGTGTTTGTCAAATGACTTGGTGGACAACAAGAGGCAAGCATAAAGAACTCGCTACTAATATCATTTTTCGTATGCTAAAACGATTAAAAAAGGAATTAAATACAGGAGTTCTACATGTTTTGGATAGAGGATATGCAAATATCTGGACAGTAGAGCATATGTTACATTTCCAACAAGATTTTCTGATCCGTTGGAAGAAAAATCATCTACTTATCGCTACGAAAAAAGGAAAGAAGAAAACACATTTATTAGCCCGTTCATTTAAAGGAAAAAAACCTAGATTAATTTATGACAAGGAACGAAAAGAGCAACGTTCTGCAACTATAGCATGGGGAGAAGTCTTTCATCCAGAGTTACCCGATATTCCCTTATATTTAGTTATTCTTAGAGACAAAAAAAGACAGACTCCTCCTATTTATTTTCTGACTTCTGTAATCATTACAAATGCCAGAACTGCTTGGGAAATGGCGAATAGCTATATGCATCGCTGGGAAATTGAGCAATCTTTTCGTTTCTGTAAAACAGAGTTAGCAATGGAATCTCCTAGATTGTGGTTTTGGGAAAACAAGCTTAAGTTATTAGCTATCGTTGCTTTGGTTTATGATTTTCTTTTAACTCTACTTCGAAATTGGAGAACTTGGGTCAACCTTTTCCTCCGAAACTGGGGACATCGAACAGGAAATCGGTATAGAAATACTTCCATACCGATTTACCGTCTTAGAGCTGCCATCTCCGTTTGTATTTTTTCTCTCTTTGCTCTATTACAAAATTCGGGATGACTCATGTTTTTATTGTACCAGTTAAATTTCTATAAACACTAATCAAAATGTCCATCTTGAATATCGACGGTCACACTAGTTTGGCTTTTTAGCGTTTTGAGTAAGCCCCTAGTTTTGGGGAGTTCATACTCAAAGAAATATTCCATGGTATATAACTTACCTTGGTAAAATGCATCCTCATTCGCATCAAGTTTTTGAGTAGCAACCAATCCTTGTTTGAGCCATTGCCAGCCAATGACAACAGTGCCAAAAGTTTCTAGGTAAAGCGTTGCATCGGAAAGAAAGGCTTCTAGTTGTCCCTGCATCCCAAGCATGCTCAAATTCATAGTTGTATCGACTAATTTCTCCAAAGTAGTTTTTAAGTCATTCGCATATTTTTGCAGGGATTCAACTGCAAACGCTTTTTCGATTGTGGTAGTCACTTCAGCGATTAGAAGTCGTAGGGTAGCACCCTGATCTTTGGCAATTTTTCGACCCAACAAATCCATGCCATGAATAGCCGTTGTTCCTTCGTGTATTGGATGAATTCTAGCCTCTCTATAAAAATGTTCTGGCAAAAAGTCCTCTGTAAAACCATAGCCCCCCAAACACTGAATTGCAGCACTTGTGCTCAAACAACCCATTTCAGAAGGATAGGATTTGGCGACAGGAGTTAACAAACCCAATAAGGCATCATACTTCTGTTGTTCTTCACCTTTTGTCACTCGAACCAAGTCAGCATACCGAGAACACTCCATTAATAAACTTAAACTACCTTCTACAACGGAACGTTGAAAGAGTAACATTCGTTTTACATCAGCATGCTCAATGATCAAAGATTGTTGAGTAGATTTGCTCCCAATCCGTCTTCCTTGACTGCGTTCACGACAATATTGGAGAGCCGCGTAGTATGCGGCTGAAGCAATTGATGCGGCATTAAAACCAACGGCAATTCGAGCTTCGTTCATCATTTGAAACATACAGAACAACCCCTTATTAGCCTCGCCAACCAAGTACCCTCTACAGTCGTCTTGTTCTCCTGTAATAATATGCGCAATAGGAGCACCTTTGTAACCCATTTTGTGAAAAATACCACCTGTTGTAACGTCATTAAATTCTAAATGACCATCGGCATCAGGACGCATTCTAGGAACAATAAATAAGG
It includes:
- a CDS encoding IS4 family transposase yields the protein MKDTEKVLKDILSDHFAGQSQRLTMLSKLVISIIKMSSISYAQLSLVLNPFAKRESNFKRIQRFMKEYKFCRKCYIQLVWKLIVFSNQWVALSIDRTNWKFGKININILLIGISYNGTAIPLIWTLLDKRGNSSQQERIDLMQSLMSHLTIKQKGQIKYLLADREFIGNQWISYLKSLPLIFIIRIRSNSLMRKFGQIKEVKVGKYFSQSTFKALRKQRILFKHQLYIGGQKLGKSEWLILISNKPISKGKRIYQERWGIEVFFSACKTRGFNFEDTHVTAPSRLSSLLFLVAIAFVWSYKTGEWLIKRGGKIPIKKLKTRKAKLFSIFRIGLDYIKERLLNFLTLFQELKLLSCT
- a CDS encoding site-specific integrase, whose protein sequence is MEISDLEVVLTNFSKESIYQKRNHLILGFIHYQALRVGEIKALELEHLDLEKALINVPKVGRNKSRTLALTALQVVGLQEYLISTRPQLLQYYTNQLFVSGG
- a CDS encoding transposase, which produces MYDKLVEIVSKEFHQVPDHRKGHTEYLLHDCLMGAFAMFGLKDPSLLSFIDNAIHRKDNLEQVFKISKLPTDNGMRKILDAVQPSVFQPTFKTIFEHLERLKILESRRYLDQHLLVSVDATGTFSSNKIGCSQCLTKKRKNGTIEHHHQLLAASVVHPNFKTVFPVFGEAITRQDGSKKNDCERKACKRLFPHLRSILPKEKILILLDALYADGPTIKALQAQDIQMDYIIVIKEGYVLEQVKQLRKKDSLHQCQYQKNEKTLCRYRWASNLILNGANQDIIVNYLEYEEYDLEKDKVVYSNKWITNLTLTKSNVSSIATAGRARWKIENETFNTLKNQDYNLEHNYGHGKFYLSTVFALIMLLAFFVDQITRAVDESFEQALKEAKTLRDLRQKVRVLFDFIPTISMNLIYQIIARKVNIRPQLE
- a CDS encoding transposase, which codes for MYKTYLQDKIEKGKINGADNFLLKKSSKYLEGLLIKLDEQIDSRLVRTFYNLFISILILRNKSSGLLLSELGGYICGFRKAPAGTKRISNLLRSKKWEHKLIKDYLFEKTKERIASLQKEGKRPLLLWDDSRLEKPESWWSEGLCSVWSSKGKRLTKIKRGFYRPPSSRICVPGYKWTATMLSCLGGVPSVCQMTWWTTRGKHKELATNIIFRMLKRLKKELNTGVLHVLDRGYANIWTVEHMLHFQQDFLIRWKKNHLLIATKKGKKKTHLLARSFKGKKPRLIYDKERKEQRSATIAWGEVFHPELPDIPLYLVILRDKKRQTPPIYFLTSVIITNARTAWEMANSYMHRWEIEQSFRFCKTELAMESPRLWFWENKLKLLAIVALVYDFLLTLLRNWRTWVNLFLRNWGHRTGNRYRNTSIPIYRLRAAISVCIFSLFALLQNSG
- a CDS encoding acyl-CoA dehydrogenase, coding for MKFYSKKNLHFLLNDVFQIESLSQYPFFKDHNIETYTMVLDACTDLSTQKLRPILTEMDRNAPEFTDGRIKVHPAMKELMQAFGSGGWINSPLSYEEGGQQMPYMIFNATLFIMGAANYSATVYPFLSAGAANLIRSFGTPIQKATYLEKMYNGTWQGTMALTEPEAGSSLGDITTSAEPTDHGYYKIKGQKIFISCGDHDGVENIVHLMLARIKGAPKGSKGISLFIVPRMRPDADGHLEFNDVTTGGIFHKMGYKGAPIAHIITGEQDDCRGYLVGEANKGLFCMFQMMNEARIAVGFNAASIASAAYYAALQYCRERSQGRRIGSKSTQQSLIIEHADVKRMLLFQRSVVEGSLSLLMECSRYADLVRVTKGEEQQKYDALLGLLTPVAKSYPSEMGCLSTSAAIQCLGGYGFTEDFLPEHFYREARIHPIHEGTTAIHGMDLLGRKIAKDQGATLRLLIAEVTTTIEKAFAVESLQKYANDLKTTLEKLVDTTMNLSMLGMQGQLEAFLSDATLYLETFGTVVIGWQWLKQGLVATQKLDANEDAFYQGKLYTMEYFFEYELPKTRGLLKTLKSQTSVTVDIQDGHFD